A DNA window from Procambarus clarkii isolate CNS0578487 chromosome 3, FALCON_Pclarkii_2.0, whole genome shotgun sequence contains the following coding sequences:
- the LOC138368478 gene encoding uncharacterized protein: MFTAAPRCCHWRPETTVSTSYDASVSSTHSSSPCHPHLQPPPPTPPAPATHTFQPPPPTPSSPRHPHLQPPHLPAPATHTSSPRIFQPPPPTPPAPATHTSSPRIFQPPPPTPPAPGTHTSSPRIFQPPPPTPPAPRIFQPPPPTPPAPGTHTSSPRHPHLQPPPPTSPASATHTTNPRHPHLQPPAPKHSSTSNPNIPAPGTQTFQYQQPKHSSPRHPNIPVPATQTFQPPAPKHSSKAQNDDDKDISHDDDDDDPHHHDDDDDDGDDDNDDDHHHHHHHDDNDDDHHDD, encoded by the exons ATGTTCACCGCTGCCCCGAGATGCTGCCACTGGCGACCTgagaccactgtctccaccagttACGACGCCTCCGTCTCCAGTACCCACTCCTCCAGCccctgccacccacacctccAGCCCCCGCCACCCACACCTCCAGCCCCCGCCACCCACACCTTCCAGCCCCCGCCACCCACACCTTCCAGCCCCCGCCACCCACACCTCCAGCCCCCGCATCTTCCAGCCCCCGCCACCCACACCTCCAGCCCCCGCATCTTCCAGCCCCCGCCACCCACACCTCCAGCCCCCGCCACCCACACCTCCAGCCCCCGCATCTTCCAGCCCCCGCCACCCACACCTCCAGCCCCCGGCACCCACACCTCCAGCCCCCGCATCTTCCAGCCCCCGCCACCCACACCTCCAGCCCCCCGCATCTTCCAGCCCCCGCCACCCACACCTCCAGCCCCCGGCACCCACACCTCCAGCCCCCGCCACCCACACCTCCAGCCCCCGCCACCCACATCTCCAGCctccgccacccacaccaccaacccccGCCACCCACACCTCCAGCCCCCGGCACCCAAACATTCCAGTACCAGCAACCCAAACATTCCAGCCCCCGGCACCCAAACATTCCAGTACCAGCAACCCAAACATTCCAGCCCCCGGCACCCAAACATTCCAGTACCAGCAACCCAAACATTCCAGCCCCCGGCACCCAAACATTCCA GTAAGGCTCAAAACGACGATGACAAAGACATAagccacgacgacgacgacgacgacccccaccaccacgacgacgacgacgacgacggcgACGACGACAAcgacgacgaccaccaccaccaccaccaccacgacgacaACGACGACGACCACCACGACGACTAG